A stretch of DNA from Spirosoma endbachense:
GGATTCGACCGGCAACCCGGTCGTAGAAATAGTTTGGAGCATTTCGGCCTGGGCCGCTTCGGTTTGGCCGTGATGACGGTCCTCAAATGACTCCTGGTAACGAAGGTTTAACTTCATCGAAAGATAGCTTCTGTATAAAATACAAATTTACACAACCATCCCGTAAAAAGAGGTATAACCAAACCACTTGTGGAAGGATTCTGTGTCAATCAAACGCAATTTTCAATGTGTGGGTTCTCTCCATCGGTTATAGCGTACTAATCGGTTTTATTTACTGGGAATGAAGAAGTTACTTATTCCCTGAAAATAATTTTACCGTTTCCGGTATCACCTAGGCTGAACCCAAATCCATCTGGGTTATGTCTTATTACAACCAAAGTTCTATACATCAGGAAACAGAATCGACACATCATCTATAGGTGTTTCTACGATAACATACAGCTGTGCTTTCCTTGTCTGCTAGTAGATAATGCGCTATACTTACCGCGTCAAATTTCTACTGATCTGCTCAATGGCAACGCTTACGGCCAAGGCTACTCCCATTTTCCGACGCTTATTTCCAGTTGAAAAACATCAGAAACAGGAAGCCCGGTCAACTAACCTGTCCAGCCCAACCTGGTTCGCACCCATGCTGGTGGGTTCGTCAGAAAGATCGCAGCGGACGTCGGCCATGCAGTCTGTTTTCTTAGGTATTCTGGTAGCCATTCCTGTTTTTATCTACTATAAAACCATTTTCGAAAACGCCTATAACTTTCCATACGAAGACGATTTCAACAGCGCACTGAGCTTTATAGCTGACTATGCTTTTGGCAAACTGACTTTTGGCGAAAGGCTTAAATTGATTTTTTCGCAGTACAACGAGCACCGAATCGTGTTCGACCGATTGGTTTTTCTGGCCGACTATGGATTATTCGGTGAATTGAACTTCAGCCACTTAATTATCGTAGGTAATGTATCGCTGTTACTGATCTGTGTTCTTTTCCTGAAGGCATCGTTCCGGCAATTTTCCATTTCGCAAAAGCTCCTTTATCTATTGCCCGCGGCCTATTCGCTTTTCCTGTTTCAATACTGGGAGCTCTCCACCTGGAGCATGGCAGCCTTACAGAATCTATACGTCATTCCGTTTGCCATGCTTAGTCTATATAGCCTGAGCAAACCCAGCCGAAATGCGTTTATTGTGGCTTGCGGAGCGGCTGTACTGGCCACCTTTACCAGTGGAAATGGCATGTTTACGTTCTTTGCCGGTGCCGCTTTGTTGGTTCTGACCCAATCCTATCGAAAGCTGGCTCTGTGGCTGGCCATTACTGCTGCTACGATTGCTCTTTATTTCTGGGGATATATCCGGCCGCCCTATCACCCCGACATTGCCGACTCGCTGATAAACCATACGGGCCGGGCGATCAGTTACTTTTTTACACTGACAGGTATGTTGCTGGGGCCGGGTCGGCAGAAATTGAGTATGCTGTTCGGTGCGCTATCCTTACTAGTATCGGTTGGCCTGGTCGGTTACCTCTGGTATATAAAGCGGATTGGTGAGCATTTGCCCCTTGTTGGCTGGTTATTATTCCTTTACCTCACCTGCCTGTCGCTCATGGCTACGCGCTCAGGCATGGGCATTGGGCAGGCTGCTACGCCACGCTATGGCATTGTGGTTGTTATGCTGTTTGCCACCCAATCGGTACTGGCCCTTGAAACCTTCAGGCATCGTTACCTGCGGTTAGGCGTGCTGGCTGGCTATGTAGCTGTAGCGTTGTTTGTGTATCTGTCAGCCATCAATCAGGACAACCGCCGACGGATTGAGGATCGGACGCGCAACCTGAAATTCAGCAGTGCTTTTTATAACGCCAATCCGGCGAATCTATATTTGCATTGGGCAAATCCGGCGATTGCGAATACAATTTTTACGGATGCGCGCCAAAAGGGAATTTTCCAGGTACCAGCCATTACGTTCGAGGATCTTAAAAGTACGCCAGAGCCCTTCGATCCGGCACAGCTATTACCCAGCCATAACGTTACGGTCAACGCCCAACCCTACGAAACCGGCGATTTCCTGATTCTATACCGGGTCTGGGCTCAGATCAACGGTTCATTAGCCAGAAACACATCCATTCAGGTAATTGCCCGTTCGGCAACTAACTGTTACGCATTTACTGCGCAGAAACACGCCTGGGAGGACACGGACGACCACATACTGAACAGAAAATATACCCAGCCAGGATTCTCCTGTGTTCTGGACAAAAAAGATCTGAAACCAGGGCAGTATACGCTATGGATCTGCCTCAGAAACGGCGGAGAGAAGGTGTATCAGCCGATGAACATTATATTGACTAAATAAAGCAGTAAGTTCCTCTCATTTTTTCCGGCTACATAAGCTTAAATTTACGATAAAATATTGTTTGTTTACATAGCTTGATAGCATTGTGGCTTGATAGTTGAGAGACCGATTGCAATGAATTCTTCAGACACTCCGCTGGTATCGGTCATTATGCCCGTTTATAACGGTGAGCAGTATTTGGCCCAGGCAATTGAGAGTATCCTGTCGCAATCATATTCGCGGTTGGAACTATTAGTTTTAGATAATGGATCTTCTGACAATACAGCTCGTATTGTTGCCGACTATGCTCAGCGTGACCGGCGAATAAGGCCGCTTTGGGAACCAGTCCCTTTAGGGTATGGGGGTGAAGTAGCCAGTAATATAGCCGCCCGCCAGGCAACCGGCACATTTATTGCCAAGCTTGATGCTGATGATATTGCCCGACCCGATCGTCTGGCAAAACAGGTTGCATTTCTACAGGCCAATCCAGATGTGTTTCTGGTTGGCAGTAATCTGGAGTTGATCGATAGTCATGGACATATCACTGGCATACGTACCTATCCGCTTATACATGAAGCCATTTTTAATGAATTTTATTTACGCTTTCCCATTGCAAATCCCTCAGTGATGTATCGCAATGTCCTGAAAGAAGACTTGTATGTTATTCGTTTTTCACATTTCAATGATTATTACAGCTTATTTCTATTGATAAATAGCGGGTTGCGCATGCAAAATCTGCCCGAGTGTCTGACAGCCTACCGCATTCATAACACCAATACAGTATTTACCAACCTGCGCGTCAAGTGGCGTAGCAATGTAGCAATTAAAGAAAGCTTTATACACGACTTTGGCTATGTAGCCCCGCTGAGCCAGCGGATTAAAATAGCAGCCATTACCCATATAATCAATCTGTTACCTGAACGTATCCTTATCAAATCGATGAATAAGGCCCGTCAGTTGATTAAAGCCTGACACATTATGATTGGACGTATTATTAAAATCGGTTCACAAATTGTTTGGGGCGGCATCAAAGCAACCCCTGATTACATAAATGATTATTTTAAGCTCAAAAAGCAACTTGACGGCCATTCAGATTTTCCTATTCTCAGCTACTACCCTGCTATTTTTGACCGATACGCCGAAAGTGGTGAGCTTATAAAGCATTATTTTTTACAAGACCTGTATGTAGCACAGCGGATCTTCAGGAATAATCCTGTCAAGCATATGGATATTGGCTCCCGAATCGATGGATTTGTTGGGCATGTTGCGGCCTATCGGCCTATTGAAATTATCGATATTCGGCCATTGACCCGTAGTATTCCCAATGTCAGCTTCCGGCAGGCCGATTTAATGAATCTGCCGACCGACCTTATACACTCGACTGATTCTATTTCGGCCCTCCACGCCATCGAGCATTTTGGCCTGGGACGTTACGGAGACCCTATCGATGCAAACGGCCACATTAAAGCGTTAGATAATATCCGACAGATTATTAAACCGGGTGGAACGTTCTATTTTTCATCACCTATTGGTCCACAAGGCATCGTTTATAACGCACACCGTGTATTTTCGATTGCCTATCTGGTTCAGTTGTTTGAGCCTCATTACACCATCGAAAGATTTTCGTACATCGACGATAATGAACAGTTTTTTGAAAATGTAGACTGGCGCACCCAGTCGGCTCAGACTAATTTCGGCTGTGTATACGGGTGTGGTATCTTTGAAATGACCCGCCGAATCGACTAAACTCATGAAGAAGTTTTTACAATGGTTGCTGGCACCTATACGAATTACACTGCTACAACCCGTTTACGAAAAATTATATCTGTTTGTCATTTACGCCATGAATTATGGCGGAGGCTCGTTTACTGACGACAGCGGAGAAAAATATGTTGTCCGTTATGTAGCGAAGAAAACGGTCGGTCAACCCCATGGCACAACAGTCTTTGATGTTGGTGCGAATGTGGGGACGTATGCCCGAATGCTCATAAACAGCTTCGGTGATCAGGTTGCCATCCATTGCTTCGAGCCGTCGCATGCTACTTACCAGACACTCAAAGCCAACCTCCCTGAACCGAATGTGATTAAGCATAATCTGGGTCTAAGCGATCGTCCTGGCGAGATGGCGCTGTTTACAGATGCGGAACAATCGGGGATGGCGTCGGTTTACGATCGTGATTTACACCACATCAATGTTTCATTTGCCAAAAATGAAATAGCGACCTTCAGCACGGTCGATGAATTTTCCGCTGCCCAAAAGATCGACCATATCGATTTACTGAAAATTGACGTGGAAGGTCATGAACTGGCCGTGTTGAAAGGAGCCGCCAAAATGATTCAGCAAGGCCGTATCCGTTTCATTCAATTTGAATTTGGGGGAACCAGCATCGACTCCCGGACCTACTTTCGGGATTTCTGGAATCTGCTTTCGCCAACCTACAACCTATACCGAATTGTTGGCAACGGTCTCCGCCGAATCGATAGCTACACAGAATACCTGGAAATATTTGTGACGGTTAATTTTCTGGCAGAGCATAAATGAGTTGTGTACATACGCCAACCCCTGATTTATGGTTATCTCAGTTTTGCTAGGCGGGTTAGGCAATCAGTTGTTTCAATATGCATTCGGGGTTCGATTGGCCCATCAGCTCCAGACAGAACTGCGCCTGGAACGGCACCTCTTGGAGAGTACAACACTAGCCAGGCTACGCCATTACACACCAAGACAATACGAACTCGACACCTTTTCGATTCAGCCTGAGCAGGCTTCTGTTCTGGACTTAGTCAGCGTATTAGCGCGAGTAACTGTGCCGGGCATGAACACTGTTATGATTCGGGAGTCGACAACAAACCCGGATGCGATAACGAAATTACCTAACAAAGTCCAAAACGCACTTTGCTTCGGCTATTGGCAGTCCGAATCTTACTTTAAACCAGTAGCCGAAACGCTGAGAAAACAGCTGGTTTTTCGGGAAACACCATCGGAGATTACGTTATCAATGGCAAATACCATTCTTCGGAATCCAAATGCAACCTTTATTCATATCCGTCGGGGCGATTATGTCACAAATCCCGCTGCCAATCAATACCATGGACTCTGCGACATAGACTATTACATTCGCTCGATTAGCTACCTGCGCGAACGAGTCTCAGACCCTCATTTCTTTGTTTTTTCAGACGATCAGACTTGGGCCAAACGGGAACTGAGCGCACTAGGCCAAACGGCTACATTTGTTGATCACAACCAGGGAGCCGATAGTTGGCAGGATATGTATTTGATGCGTTTATGTCGACACGCGATCGTAGCCAATAGCTCGTTTAGCTGGTGGGGTGCCTGGCTCAATCCAGAAACAGATCGGACTGTAATCGCGCCGGGCCAGTGGTTTCCAGGTCAACCCCTATTGAGCCAGCAGGTTGTTTGCCCAAACTGGCATCGCCTGTAAGTTAGTATGCCCTTCTATTACCTTCGTGCCTATCCTCGTCGTTTTGTTGAGCCCTTTTCCGGCAGTTGCGCTTTGATCCCGCTATAATTTTTAATGGCGTTCTGCCGGATAATCTGCGTCAGAATAACATCGTGCTGAAGCAGCCGCCGGTAGAGAACGGCGATCAACAGTAGAAAACCCGTAAAGAGCAAATAAAACACAAGGTCGACACCGCGTCCCACACCCAATCGGTTAGCAATATAGTAGGGTAGTTCAGGTATAGAAACAAACAAAATACCGACCACGACGATTGCCACAAAAAACAACCGATACAGTAACCGATTCCTGAAAAGCCGGAGCGATGCTACAGCCACAACCAACAGCAACAGGGATAGCAGTAGCTGAATCGGTGTAAAACTGAGTTGAAAATCTGCGTTCATTAGCGAAAGTATTTATTGATAAATACATCGATCAAAATATCGACGGCACCCTGCCAGCGCTGTCCTTTCACCTGGGAGTATTCGGTATAAATGATGTGAGTAGGACACTCAACATAGTGAAGCTGACACCGTCTTATTTGCATCAGGATTTCCGAAGCATGTGCCATTCGATTCTCTTTTAGCTGGATAGCATGCAGGGCATTCCGGTTCAAGACCCGGAAACCGTTGTGCGCGTCGGATAACCACAAACCAGTAAGTAACCCATTTATAACTCGGGCCACGCGTAAAAGCAATCGACGTAAGCGCGGTATAGCCAGCAAATCCTCCTGGCGCATAAACCGGGAGCCTAACACAACATCAACCTTCCGGGTCTTCAGTACGTCGATAAAACGATCTATATCCGCTGGATTATGCTGGCCGTCAGCATCAAAATGGACAACAATATCAGCTCCCTGTTGTAGGGCAAAGTCCATACCGGTTTGCAAAGCGGCTCCCTGCCCCAGATTGATGTCATGCCGGAGGTAATAGATAGGTAAGTCGCGCACAGCATTAGCGGTATCGTCGGTAGAGGCATCATCAATGACAACAATATGATACTGATCACCTAAAGATCGAATCGTCTGACGAATAACTTTACCTTCATTGAAAGACGGGATCAGGATATATATCTGCTCAGTCATTAGTACGGTAGATTTCGAGGTTGCCCAGTTTTGCAACTTGTTTCATGCATCGAATTTCGACCGGCTGCGGCACTCGATCGAAAATAATATAGCGTACATTAAGCTGTCTAAGTTTAGGCGAACAAGGGTCGAGCGCTACCTGATAGCCATCTTCATACCCATTCTGCATAATAACCGTATCGGGATGAGCCGGGTCGATATAGGTGTTATAAACAGAATGCGCATACCGGTTGTAGGCAGAGTCGCGTTTGGCGGTTGGATCCAGCACGTGCATAGTCTTGAAATCGGGCTGATTCTTCACTCCGCTTAACTGATTAACGCCTGTAGCAGTAACTAAGTACGTAATATACTGGTTTCCAAGAACTACCCAACGGGCTTTTGGCTCCTTAAGGTGCAGTTCCCGCACTTTCTGGTAAAGGGCATTATCGGTGATCGGCGACATGCCTTTACCAACCGGATTAATCTTCAGATTAGGCAGGGTAAATAGAGCCACTGCACTCACCACAGCAATTTCTTTATACTGAAAATTAACGACTGGCAGTAACAGGAAATTAAGGACAATGAAAAATACCGTAGGCAAAAACAATTGATAGGTCTTATAAATGCCCTGGGCATCTTCCAGATTCAGCCAGGCGGCATAAATCATAAAGCCAATTACGCCCACTGAAAGCAAGGCCGCAACGGAACTACTGACCTTGATTTTCTTAGCATGAATATAGCTCATGTAAAGTATAGCCAGCACTACGTTGGCGATACCGAACGGAATTTGCGTTCGACGCGTCGGGCTAACATCCAACAGGGTTGCTTTGGCCAGGAAAGCGGGAAAGCCAACTTCAATCCAAATTAGCAGTACCAGTACGTACCCCAGAATGATAGCCAGAAGAGGATCAATTTTTCTAGTTCGGGTAAAGTAAATCAGCGTACCTATGGCAATGACGGGCGTGAATGTAATGAAGTGCGATAATTCACAGATATTAAGCCACGTTTGCGGAAATCGTTGATCAGAGAGTAACCATCCGGCATAATATTCCGAAAACCAATTAGCAATAAAGCCGGTGCCGCCGGTTTCACTACGTTTGCCGGGATAAACCGTATTAGACATGACATCGATGGTTGACTTTGCATCCAGATAATACATGTAAAAAACGACACCCATGACAGCAAAAGCTACAGCAAAAACGCCCAGTTTCAACCAAAGTTTGCTTACTAACAGTTCTTTGTTGAAATGCCTCCAGGTATAACCGACCAACAAAAAGACCAGCAGATAACCCAAGGGCACCTGATAAGGCGGATACAGCGTCAGGGCAAACATAGAGAAGCACCAGAAAAACAAAACACCCGCAATCAGGATGGTTCTTGTCTTTGTTGAAAAGAACATGTAGGCCGATGCGATCAACATACCAAATCCCGAATAAATACTGGTCAGGAGAAAGAAAGACCACCAGGCCAGACCGGGAGAGAAAATCAACCAGAAAGCACCTAACACAGAAAGCCAGAACTGATTGCGTGTCAGCAGCATAAAAGACAACATAACCGAAATCAGCCCAAAACAAAGGATAAAATTCCAGCGCCAGGCAAAACCGTGATCAACATCGAACAGGTAAAAACCCCAGTAATCAGGTCTAAAAAACGAGATAAAGTGATTAATTGGGAAATAGCCAACCAGGGCTACCTTTTCACCACCAATTGCCGGATTTTCAAGTGGGAAACCCTGATTTGCCTGCGACAACATAAAGGGCGCCAGAATCGCCCATTCATCCATACGTATGGGCTTGGGCTTACCAGCTATGATACCACGCCGGGCATCAGAACCATCAGGCATGGTCGTATTCCACATGCCAATTGACGAATAATTAATCTTTGCTACTGTAAGCAGAACAAATAACCCAATACAAATGCCAATGAACCATTTGACTCGCCTGTCGAATCGTATTAACTCAAAAGGTTGCTCAGAATCAGGCACATGCTTGAATTGAGGGGCAACAATAGATTCTGATAGAGCAGGATTTGCTGGCTGCGGCTTGAGCGGTTTTGTTACCTGACTGGTTGTAGGGACAGGATTAGGGCCTTTCCTTTTCTTTGACATGAGGTAGGGTTATCTATCTGATACGGGTTATGGGTATTCTCATTTTTACCTAATCAAACTTACCAATACCATGCCAGTTTGCCAAAATCAAGTAATGTGTTTATTAAAATAGGTAATTTGCCCGCATGAATAACACGTTTGTGCGGCAGGTATTGCCGATTATCTTAGCTATTGGTTTACTGTGGTACGTTTTAAAAGATGTGCCGCTAAATGAATTATCGGCTCAGTTTCGGCAGGCGAATTTTCGATGGCTGGGTGTTGCTGGAATCATTATAGGTGCATATCATATTGCACGAGCTGCCCGCTGGCAGCTTACCTTACAGGCGCTTGGCTATCAGCCTTCTCTATTTCGTACAACAATCGCTTTACTGGCAGGTTCGATGGCTAGCATGATCATTCCTGGTGCGGGCGAACTTACCCGTTGCGGCACATTGCAACGAACTGACGGTGTCCCAATTGCTCAGGGCTTAGGCTCTGTGGTGGCCGAGCGGGTCATTGATTTACTAACGCTCGTTCTATTGATTGGGCTAACGCTTTTCTTTGAGTTTAAGCGCGTTGGCCAATTTATTACTGACTTATTTAGCCCTCTATTATCGCGAATGACATCCAGCGGCCAATCCGGTATCATTCTTATCGTATTGTCGGGAATCAGTATCCTTCTGATTATTTTTTTCTACTGGCTGCTTCGGAATCCGACCTTTCGACAGCACCCCTTATCGAAACGATTAGGTACTATTGCCCTCAATATGGGCAA
This window harbors:
- a CDS encoding DUF7657 domain-containing protein encodes the protein MSKKRKGPNPVPTTSQVTKPLKPQPANPALSESIVAPQFKHVPDSEQPFELIRFDRRVKWFIGICIGLFVLLTVAKINYSSIGMWNTTMPDGSDARRGIIAGKPKPIRMDEWAILAPFMLSQANQGFPLENPAIGGEKVALVGYFPINHFISFFRPDYWGFYLFDVDHGFAWRWNFILCFGLISVMLSFMLLTRNQFWLSVLGAFWLIFSPGLAWWSFFLLTSIYSGFGMLIASAYMFFSTKTRTILIAGVLFFWCFSMFALTLYPPYQVPLGYLLVFLLVGYTWRHFNKELLVSKLWLKLGVFAVAFAVMGVVFYMYYLDAKSTIDVMSNTVYPGKRSETGGTGFIANWFSEYYAGWLLSDQRFPQTWLNICELSHFITFTPVIAIGTLIYFTRTRKIDPLLAIILGYVLVLLIWIEVGFPAFLAKATLLDVSPTRRTQIPFGIANVVLAILYMSYIHAKKIKVSSSVAALLSVGVIGFMIYAAWLNLEDAQGIYKTYQLFLPTVFFIVLNFLLLPVVNFQYKEIAVVSAVALFTLPNLKINPVGKGMSPITDNALYQKVRELHLKEPKARWVVLGNQYITYLVTATGVNQLSGVKNQPDFKTMHVLDPTAKRDSAYNRYAHSVYNTYIDPAHPDTVIMQNGYEDGYQVALDPCSPKLRQLNVRYIIFDRVPQPVEIRCMKQVAKLGNLEIYRTND
- a CDS encoding glycosyltransferase family 2 protein, giving the protein MNSSDTPLVSVIMPVYNGEQYLAQAIESILSQSYSRLELLVLDNGSSDNTARIVADYAQRDRRIRPLWEPVPLGYGGEVASNIAARQATGTFIAKLDADDIARPDRLAKQVAFLQANPDVFLVGSNLELIDSHGHITGIRTYPLIHEAIFNEFYLRFPIANPSVMYRNVLKEDLYVIRFSHFNDYYSLFLLINSGLRMQNLPECLTAYRIHNTNTVFTNLRVKWRSNVAIKESFIHDFGYVAPLSQRIKIAAITHIINLLPERILIKSMNKARQLIKA
- a CDS encoding DUF2304 domain-containing protein; this encodes MNADFQLSFTPIQLLLSLLLLVVAVASLRLFRNRLLYRLFFVAIVVVGILFVSIPELPYYIANRLGVGRGVDLVFYLLFTGFLLLIAVLYRRLLQHDVILTQIIRQNAIKNYSGIKAQLPEKGSTKRRG
- a CDS encoding alpha-1,2-fucosyltransferase, whose product is MVISVLLGGLGNQLFQYAFGVRLAHQLQTELRLERHLLESTTLARLRHYTPRQYELDTFSIQPEQASVLDLVSVLARVTVPGMNTVMIRESTTNPDAITKLPNKVQNALCFGYWQSESYFKPVAETLRKQLVFRETPSEITLSMANTILRNPNATFIHIRRGDYVTNPAANQYHGLCDIDYYIRSISYLRERVSDPHFFVFSDDQTWAKRELSALGQTATFVDHNQGADSWQDMYLMRLCRHAIVANSSFSWWGAWLNPETDRTVIAPGQWFPGQPLLSQQVVCPNWHRL
- a CDS encoding DUF268 domain-containing protein yields the protein MIGRIIKIGSQIVWGGIKATPDYINDYFKLKKQLDGHSDFPILSYYPAIFDRYAESGELIKHYFLQDLYVAQRIFRNNPVKHMDIGSRIDGFVGHVAAYRPIEIIDIRPLTRSIPNVSFRQADLMNLPTDLIHSTDSISALHAIEHFGLGRYGDPIDANGHIKALDNIRQIIKPGGTFYFSSPIGPQGIVYNAHRVFSIAYLVQLFEPHYTIERFSYIDDNEQFFENVDWRTQSAQTNFGCVYGCGIFEMTRRID
- a CDS encoding glycosyltransferase family 2 protein, whose translation is MTEQIYILIPSFNEGKVIRQTIRSLGDQYHIVVIDDASTDDTANAVRDLPIYYLRHDINLGQGAALQTGMDFALQQGADIVVHFDADGQHNPADIDRFIDVLKTRKVDVVLGSRFMRQEDLLAIPRLRRLLLRVARVINGLLTGLWLSDAHNGFRVLNRNALHAIQLKENRMAHASEILMQIRRCQLHYVECPTHIIYTEYSQVKGQRWQGAVDILIDVFINKYFR
- a CDS encoding lysylphosphatidylglycerol synthase transmembrane domain-containing protein, translated to MNNTFVRQVLPIILAIGLLWYVLKDVPLNELSAQFRQANFRWLGVAGIIIGAYHIARAARWQLTLQALGYQPSLFRTTIALLAGSMASMIIPGAGELTRCGTLQRTDGVPIAQGLGSVVAERVIDLLTLVLLIGLTLFFEFKRVGQFITDLFSPLLSRMTSSGQSGIILIVLSGISILLIIFFYWLLRNPTFRQHPLSKRLGTIALNMGKGFIAIQKLKSPILFIGLTIASYALAFLSTYTLFFASSQTLSLPPSAALTILTVSSLGGIAVPTQGGVGTYHFLVSRVLMLYGMDETASVVMATFLHAAQTGFSLLFSSISFLIVPILVRQKAKQVDV
- a CDS encoding FkbM family methyltransferase; its protein translation is MKKFLQWLLAPIRITLLQPVYEKLYLFVIYAMNYGGGSFTDDSGEKYVVRYVAKKTVGQPHGTTVFDVGANVGTYARMLINSFGDQVAIHCFEPSHATYQTLKANLPEPNVIKHNLGLSDRPGEMALFTDAEQSGMASVYDRDLHHINVSFAKNEIATFSTVDEFSAAQKIDHIDLLKIDVEGHELAVLKGAAKMIQQGRIRFIQFEFGGTSIDSRTYFRDFWNLLSPTYNLYRIVGNGLRRIDSYTEYLEIFVTVNFLAEHK